A single genomic interval of Quadrisphaera sp. RL12-1S harbors:
- a CDS encoding COX15/CtaA family protein: MTSTTARPGPATPSPQDPAPAAGRLGRGTRAVLLANLVAEVGIVVTGGAVRLTGSGLGCPTWPQCAPGSYVPTVHQAQGFHKYIEFGNRTLTFLVLVLAVAALVAVWRLRGPDGAPRRRLRALAVVPVVGVLAQAVIGGITVLTRLSPVTVSVHFLVSMVLVAASTLLLLRALEGDGAPRLLVHRAVRMLAVGLVAVSAAVLAVGTVVTGAGPHSGDAVEPARYALDPRTVSWLHADLVLLLVGLLVGLLVALHTSPSPAVARRRGWWVLGVVVLQGAIGYVQYATALPVGLVALHMLGACLLVVAVTALWTSLRERTGAAAATPARAA, translated from the coding sequence GTGACCAGCACCACGGCCCGCCCCGGACCCGCGACGCCCTCGCCGCAGGACCCGGCCCCGGCCGCCGGCCGCCTGGGCCGCGGCACCCGGGCGGTGCTGCTGGCCAACCTCGTCGCCGAGGTGGGCATCGTGGTCACCGGCGGAGCCGTCCGGCTCACCGGGTCCGGGCTGGGCTGCCCCACCTGGCCGCAGTGCGCGCCCGGCTCGTACGTGCCGACCGTCCACCAGGCCCAGGGCTTCCACAAGTACATCGAGTTCGGCAACCGCACCCTGACGTTCCTCGTGCTCGTGCTGGCCGTGGCCGCCCTCGTGGCCGTGTGGCGGCTGCGCGGCCCGGACGGCGCCCCGCGCCGCCGGCTGCGCGCCCTCGCCGTCGTCCCGGTGGTGGGGGTGCTCGCCCAGGCCGTCATCGGCGGCATCACGGTGCTGACGCGGCTGTCACCGGTCACCGTGTCCGTGCACTTCCTCGTGTCGATGGTGCTGGTGGCGGCCTCCACGCTGCTCCTCCTGAGGGCGCTCGAGGGCGACGGCGCGCCCCGGCTGCTCGTGCACCGCGCCGTGAGGATGCTCGCCGTGGGCCTGGTGGCGGTCAGCGCCGCGGTGCTCGCCGTCGGCACCGTGGTCACCGGCGCCGGCCCGCACTCCGGTGATGCGGTCGAGCCCGCCCGCTACGCCCTCGACCCGCGCACCGTCAGCTGGCTCCACGCCGACCTGGTGCTCCTGCTCGTCGGCCTGCTGGTGGGCCTGCTCGTGGCGCTGCACACCTCCCCGTCACCGGCGGTGGCGCGGCGCCGCGGCTGGTGGGTGCTGGGCGTGGTGGTGCTGCAGGGCGCGATCGGGTACGTCCAGTACGCGACCGCCCTCCCCGTGGGGCTGGTGGCGCTGCACATGCTGGGCGCCTGCCTGCTGGTGGTGGCGGTGACCGCGCTGTGGACGTCCCTGCGCGAGCGCACCGGCGCCGCCGCGGCCACCCCCGCCCGCGCCGCCTGA
- a CDS encoding ABC transporter permease — translation MTGGEGQVTTTAGGLVLAPGGGAAPAARRVVAQARFELGVLLRNGEQLLVSLVLPALALLVLARTPVGAVVVPASLAGSARIDVVAPGVLGLAVLSTAFTGQAIALGFDRRYGVLRLLATTPLGRSGLLLGRGLAVLAVEALQVVALGILALALGWQPLAAGAAAVPLLLVALLLGTAAFAALALLLAGTLRAEAVLAVANLVWVLLAGVGLLVPREAAGAAGPLLAVLPSAALGDAVRAAALDGALALGPCAVLVAWAAVAGALVVRTFRWS, via the coding sequence GTGACCGGCGGGGAGGGCCAGGTGACGACGACGGCGGGCGGGCTCGTGCTCGCCCCGGGCGGCGGCGCCGCTCCGGCCGCCCGCAGGGTCGTGGCGCAGGCCCGCTTCGAGCTGGGCGTCCTGCTGCGCAACGGCGAGCAGCTGCTCGTGAGCCTGGTGCTCCCGGCCCTGGCGCTGCTCGTGCTGGCGCGCACGCCCGTCGGGGCCGTCGTCGTCCCGGCGTCGCTGGCGGGCTCGGCGCGCATCGACGTCGTCGCGCCGGGCGTCCTCGGGCTGGCCGTGCTGTCGACGGCCTTCACGGGGCAGGCCATCGCCCTCGGCTTCGACCGCCGCTACGGGGTGCTGCGCCTGCTGGCCACCACGCCCCTGGGCCGGTCCGGCCTGCTGCTGGGCCGGGGTCTCGCCGTGCTCGCGGTGGAGGCGCTGCAGGTGGTGGCGCTCGGCATCCTGGCGCTCGCGCTCGGGTGGCAGCCGCTGGCCGCGGGGGCGGCTGCGGTGCCGCTGCTGCTGGTGGCGCTCCTGCTCGGCACCGCGGCGTTCGCGGCGCTGGCGCTGCTGCTGGCGGGGACGCTGCGGGCCGAGGCCGTGCTCGCCGTGGCCAACCTCGTGTGGGTGCTGCTCGCCGGCGTCGGGCTGCTGGTGCCGCGCGAGGCCGCTGGAGCAGCGGGGCCGCTGCTGGCGGTGCTGCCGTCGGCGGCGCTGGGCGACGCCGTGCGCGCGGCCGCGCTCGACGGGGCGCTGGCGCTCGGGCCGTGCGCGGTGCTCGTGGCGTGGGCCGCGGTGGCCGGGGCGCTCGTGGTGCGCACCTTCCGCTGGAGCTGA
- a CDS encoding ABC transporter ATP-binding protein, translated as MLPPRGDAAAALVVRGLVKRYGRRTALDGLDLRAQRGEVTAVLGPNGAGKTTLVECCTGLRRPDGGTLEVLGLDPRTDGRALAARTGVLLQDGGMPGGAPAMSVLRLVAAQHAEPMDVAALARLLGIDEFGRSNVRRLSGGQKQRLALACAVVGRPELAFLDEPSTGLDPHARAVVWDLLEQLRAAGTAVLLTTHSMAEAERLADAVVVVREGRAVATGTVAQLTSSGPEVLRFGAPAGLPLDALRAALPTTVATDEAEPGRYEVTALQPGAVDPQVVATAASWCAAQGVLPEGLAVGRRSLEDVVLELTGGPSRWAA; from the coding sequence GTGCTCCCACCCCGCGGCGACGCCGCCGCCGCGCTGGTGGTGCGCGGCCTGGTCAAGCGCTACGGGCGCCGCACCGCGCTGGACGGCCTCGACCTGCGGGCGCAGCGCGGCGAGGTGACCGCCGTCCTCGGGCCCAACGGCGCCGGCAAGACCACCCTGGTGGAGTGCTGCACCGGGCTGCGCCGCCCGGACGGCGGCACCCTCGAGGTGCTCGGGCTCGACCCGCGCACCGACGGCCGCGCCCTCGCCGCCCGCACCGGCGTGCTGCTGCAGGACGGCGGCATGCCCGGCGGGGCTCCGGCGATGTCCGTGCTGCGCCTGGTCGCCGCCCAGCACGCCGAGCCGATGGACGTCGCCGCGCTGGCGCGCCTGCTGGGGATCGACGAGTTCGGCCGCAGCAACGTGCGGCGCCTGTCGGGGGGGCAGAAGCAGCGCCTGGCCCTGGCGTGCGCCGTCGTCGGCCGCCCCGAGCTGGCCTTCCTCGACGAGCCGAGCACCGGGCTGGACCCGCACGCCCGCGCCGTCGTGTGGGACCTGCTGGAGCAGCTGCGCGCCGCCGGCACGGCGGTCCTGCTGACCACGCACTCCATGGCCGAGGCCGAGCGCCTGGCCGACGCCGTCGTCGTCGTCCGCGAGGGCCGCGCGGTCGCCACCGGCACGGTGGCGCAGCTGACGTCCTCCGGACCTGAGGTGCTGCGCTTCGGCGCTCCGGCCGGGCTGCCGCTGGACGCGCTGCGCGCGGCCCTGCCCACCACGGTCGCCACGGACGAGGCCGAGCCGGGCCGCTACGAGGTGACCGCGCTGCAGCCGGGCGCCGTCGACCCGCAGGTGGTGGCCACCGCCGCCTCCTGGTGCGCCGCGCAGGGGGTGCTGCCCGAGGGCCTGGCCGTGGGCCGCCGGTCCCTGGAGGACGTGGTGCTCGAGCTGACCGGCGGGCCCTCGCGGTGGGCGGCGTGA
- a CDS encoding helix-turn-helix transcriptional regulator, translating to MATSETPGAAHASAAPELSAASTRERVSRTVLARGPVTAAQLAADLGITPAAVRRHLDALAADGLVRQAPLIAGAAGRGPGRPARGWVATQAGHAAAPGAYDDLAAAALSALEREAGHEALERFARQRADELEARHRDSVEAAGPAPAARAGALAQALSVDGYAARTAVLGSPRTTAAAQGQAPVPTSVQLVQGHCPVQAVAGRHPELCEAETEAFARLIGAPVRRLATLAAGHHACTTHVTTTPSSPTSPSSPTTRTSQDDRTSQAPQTSQTSQQTPQTSHPTQGRSA from the coding sequence ATGGCCACCTCCGAGACCCCGGGCGCCGCGCACGCCTCGGCGGCGCCGGAGCTGTCCGCGGCCAGCACCCGGGAGCGCGTCTCGCGCACCGTCCTGGCCCGCGGTCCGGTGACGGCGGCGCAGCTGGCGGCGGACCTGGGCATCACCCCCGCCGCGGTGCGCCGCCACCTCGACGCGCTCGCCGCCGACGGCCTCGTCCGCCAGGCGCCGCTGATCGCCGGTGCCGCCGGGCGCGGTCCCGGCCGCCCCGCCCGCGGCTGGGTGGCCACCCAGGCGGGCCACGCCGCGGCACCCGGCGCCTACGACGACCTCGCCGCCGCCGCGCTCAGCGCGCTCGAGCGCGAGGCCGGCCACGAGGCGCTGGAGCGCTTCGCCCGCCAGCGCGCGGACGAGCTGGAGGCCCGCCACCGCGACAGCGTGGAGGCCGCGGGCCCCGCGCCGGCCGCGCGCGCCGGAGCGCTGGCGCAGGCCCTCTCCGTCGACGGCTACGCTGCGCGGACCGCCGTGCTCGGCAGCCCGCGCACCACCGCAGCGGCGCAGGGACAGGCACCGGTGCCGACCTCGGTGCAGCTGGTCCAGGGCCACTGCCCGGTGCAGGCGGTGGCCGGTCGCCACCCCGAGCTGTGCGAGGCGGAGACGGAGGCCTTCGCCCGGCTCATCGGCGCCCCGGTGCGCCGCCTGGCCACCCTCGCGGCCGGGCACCACGCGTGCACCACGCACGTGACGACCACTCCGAGCAGCCCGACCAGCCCGAGCAGCCCGACCACCCGCACCAGCCAGGACGACCGGACCAGCCAGGCCCCACAGACCAGCCAGACCAGCCAGCAGACCCCGCAGACGTCGCACCCCACCCAGGGACGGAGCGCATGA